One Deinococcus humi genomic window, TCATGAACCTGAGCACGACCATCGCCACTTCGGTGAGCTTTAGTCCGGACGGCACCCTCCTTGCCACAGGCGGGGGCGACAATACGGCCCTGTCTGGGGCTGGCAACAGTGTCAAGGTATGGGACGTTAAGAGCGGACGCCTCCGCTTCACGTTGCAGGGACACACGAATATCGTCACGGACGTGGCGTTCAGCCCCAACGGGGCGACGCTTGTGAGTGCCAGCCGCGACAAGACAGTTCGTGTGTGGAGTGTCGTCACGCGCCGTGAAGTCCGGACCCTGCTCGGTCACTCGGATTATGTGAACGCACTCTCCGTGAGTCCAGATGGCCAGACGCTGGTGTCGGGCAGCTCGGACGGCAGCATCAAGCTCTGGTCGCTGGCGAGTGGTGAAGAACGCCGCACTCTGCAGGGCACCCAAGGGCCGATCACGGCACTCGCCTGGGATCCACACGGCACGTCGCTCGCAGCGGGGGGAGCCGACGGTGCGGTTCGGGTGTGGCGGGCGGCCACAGGTGACCTCCTGTGGCTGTCACGCGCCCACCGGGATGGGGTGAGCGACGTCGCATTCAGTCGGGATGGCACGGTTCTTGCGTCGGCTGGCGGTCACGACGGCACCGTTTTGTTGTGGCCAGGACGATGACCCCGCCGCTCACCGGCATGAGGCATTCCGGGCCGCAGAGGATCGAACGTTGCGCTTTAATGTTCCTTCGGCCAGAAGGACTGTATGTCTGTACAGATTACATGACGTGCAGCATTGAAGAGGCCTGATCCACTCACTGACACCTGTGGTCACCATCCTCCGCACCCGAAGTTCTCATGCAGCCGCCCGTCATCGTTTACACCGTCCCCCAGTGCCCATCGTGCGAAGCCGTCAAACGCCACCTGACAGCCCGGGGGGTCAGCTATAGAAGAACGTGCGGGAGGATCCTGCCGCGCTCGCGGAGATGCTGGCCCGGGCCAATGTCCGGATCGCCCCCGTGACCGAGGTCGGTGAGCAGGCCTTCTCCGGAACATTCGAGGATCAGCGCCCCTTCCTGGAGGCTGCCCTGAGAGACAATGGCGCATGACCACGACTGTTCCTGACGTCAAGACTGATCGCGCCGCCGATTGCGAGATCCACAGCGTCCATCCAGAGGCCGTGGCGCGCGCGGAGGCGGCCCTGCCGGATGACGCCCTAATCGAGCGCGCGACCACCCTGACCAAGGTGGTGTCCGATCCGACCCGGCTGCGCATTCTCTGCGCTCTTGCGCTGGAGGACCTGTGCGTGTGCGATCTCGCGGTGATTGCGGGGATCAACGAGTCGACCATGAGCCACCAGCTCCGTCACCTGCGCGCGCTGGGCCTGGTGACCTTCAAGAAGGTAGGCCGCATCGCCTACTACCGACTGGCGAACGATCACGTCACGCGGCTGATCGCGGACGTGCTGGAGCACGCCAGAGCCATGTGAATATGGCCCCTGTGGGGAGTTCTATCCCACTTCCTGCCTCCAAAGGATCTTCCTCTTGAACCAATCTGTCACTGCGGCCCTGCTGGGCCTTGTCGAAGGCATCACCGAGTTCCTGCCAGTCTCCTCCACGGGCCATCTGATCGTCGCCGCCGATCTGCTGAAGTTCAGGGACTCGGGCGGCACGTTTGAGATCGTCATCCAACTTGGGGCGGTGCTGGCAGTGATCGCGTACTACTGGCGTGACCTGCTCACCCAGGCGCGGGCGCTGTCCGTCGACCGGGATGTCCGCCAACTGTGGCTGGGGGTCGCTCTGGCCTTCCTTCCAGCGGCTGTGCTGGGTTTCCTGTTCAGCAGCCTGATCACGCGCTACCTTTTTTCCCCAGTTGTTGTGGCCATCTCCCTGATCGTCGGCGGCATGGTGCTGTGGGTGATCGAAGGAAGGCCGGTGGCCGCCACCACGCACGGCCTCACGCAGGTGAGCCCGCGCCAGGCCCTGCTGGTGGGATGCGCTCAGTGCCTCGCCCTGGTGCCCGGCGTCTCGCGCAGCGCGTCGAGCATCATCGGCGGCCTGCTGACCGGCCTCGACCGACCCACAGCAACCGCGTTCTCGTTTTACCTGTCGATCCCGACCCTCGGCGCGGCCACCCTGTATGCCCTGGTCAAAGGGCGGGGCGTTCTGGGCACAGCACAACTCGGTCCACTGACGGTCGGGCTGGCCGTCTCGTTCATCACGGCGCTCCTCGCGGTGGGTTGGCTGCTGCGGTATGTCTCCCGGCATACCTTCCGAGGTTTCGCGGTGTACCGCGTCGTCGTGGGCCTCGCCATCCTGGGGTGGGCCCTGTGGCGCTGAGGCACGCGGGCGTGATCGTGCCCCCGCGCGCGGTGGTCTTCGGGGTGCTCCTGTGTTTGGTGCTCGATCAGACCCTCAAGGCCAGGGCAGTCCGGGAGTTCCCGCTCGGCAGGTTCCGTGAGGTGATCCCCGGCGTATTGAGTCTGGGGTTGATTTACAATATTGGGGCGGCGTGAAGCCTCTTTTCCGGGGCCGCGCTTCCCCTGGCCGTGCTGCAGTTGGTGGGGGTGTGGCTGCTGGTGTACCTGACCCGCCACTCCGTTCCGCGCCTGACCGGCCTGGCCCTGATCCTGATTGCTGCTGGAGCGCTCAGCAATTCGCTCGATGGGTGGCGGCTCGGCAAGGTCATGGATACATTGTCGTCGCACACTCTTTCTGCAGTGACGCGCGTCCTGGGTCAGGGTGAATTTCCGTTTTCAACCTCGCCGATGTCTGGGTCGTGGGCGGCGTGCTGTTGCTGCAGAACCTGCGGCGCTCTCCGCCGCGCTCCCAAGCATCGTCCGCGCCCTGAGTCTCCGTGACTATCAAGCGCTCCTCGCCTTCAAGAGGTTCATCAGTCTGACCATGCCCACGCTCCACAGCCGGATTGGAGACGGTCTGCTGGCCGCGCGCTGCGTGAGAGGCACATCTTCCTTCTCACTGCTGATTGCCTGACCCTCCCCTCCCGGCAAGAGGATCTCGCATTTCAATCCCGCCGCGCGCCTCCTGCGGGCCGGGTGGACGGGGATGGCGGTGCAGGGGATGGCTCCAGTGTTTCCGTCGGTGCCGTCCCGGTGTTCAATGCGGGGTGATTTCGATCCCGGCAATGGACGGGAAGTCCACGCTGGCCTTGAGACTCAGGCTCAGCAGCCCGTCCGCCACCTGCACATCCACCGGTACGACAAGCGCCGCCTTGCCTCCGACCTGGCCCGCGATGTCCAGGTTCGGTACCCGGAGCTGGTTCTCGATACTGACGTCGAAGACGCGTTTGCCCGCCTGCGTCCACGCCAGATCGGCGAAGTGGAGCTTCACCTGGTAGGTGCCGTTGCCAACCGGAATATCGAAGTTCAGGAGGCGCTGATCCTGCGGGGTGCTGGTTCCCACATTGCCCCGGTAGGTGCGGTACAGCTGCGGGTTGAGGGTACCGGCGATGGCGCCGGTATACGCGGTCGAGGGTTCTGCGATGGCGGTGGAGGGCGTATAGGTGGCCACTCCGTTCTGATCCCTGTCCGGCCGCCACACATTGCCGGCAGGATCCGTGTACCCGCTACTGGTGCCCACGTCGATCAGCAGGGGGGCCGGCCTGAGATTGCTGATCACATACATCTGATCCTGATAGTCGTAGTTGATCCCGGCGTAGTCGACAACGAGCAGGTACTGCCCGGACACCCGCTGACCAGCACGGTCACGAACCGGCCAGAAGCGCAGGTGCTGCCCACACGGCCTCGGACACCCATGATTCACGTCAGCGGTCTGACCATTTTTGACCGGGTCGCTCCACTCGGCGTCCACCTTGAAACCAAACGTTGCCACGGCCGAGCTCGTAGCGGACGCGGGCACAAAGGAGCCGGAGGCCAGCTGCGCCGAGCCGTTCTGGTGGGGGAGCAGGCTCTGCGCGTCGTTTCCTGCGGTGGTCAGAATCGTGTGCAGGGGTTCGTTGCCAGTGTTCACCTGAGCGTACCAGCGCAACGTCGAGGCATCGCCCTGGGTGTGGTATGAGGCCACCTGGGTGACCTGCACCGGCTGAGTCTCGTCGGCCCGCTGCCAGTATGCGGAGATCACTTCCTCACCCTGAGGTTTCACCACGCCGTTTTGCCGGACAGCTAAGTAGTTACTGAGTGCAGTGTTGCCAGTCTCGGTGACGGGGCTGCCCACCAGATTGATCCGGTACCCGAGCGCCTTGACGATGTCTTGGAGTGCCGGCTCCTGGTTGTCCTCGGAATGATCCTGCCATAGGCCACGCAACTCAACCATCCGATTTGGAGTGCTGGGATCGTTCGACGCGATGGTCAGGCTGCCACTGTGGTAGCCCGTATTGGTGGCGGTGAAGCGCAGCGTGAGCTCCTGGCTGGCGCCGGGAGCGAGGGTCAGCGGGAGGTTGGGGGGATTATCGAGGCGCCAGGCGTCCTGCACCTTCAGGGCGCTGATAACCAGGGGCTGGCCCCCCGTGTTGCTCAGACGCAGCACATTGGTATCGTGCACCACGTTGGGAATGCTCGGGTTGGGATTCTGGATTCGGTTGAAGACCAGCCGGTCGGCGTACGGCACCGTCGCCAGATTGGCGAGGTGAACCTGCGGCGGAGCGCTGGTCGGAGTGGGCGTTGGGGGCGTAGACGCTGGAGGCGGGCCGGAGGACGGCGTTGGGGGAGTGCCGCAGGCGGCGAGGGTGAGGAGCAGCGCAGCAGTCATCCAGCGTCGGGCGACGCGGAGTTCTGGCCGTACCAGCGGAGCGTTCGGATGAGTCATATTGGCCACCTCAGGAGGAACGGGGAACAGGCTGTCCACTGCCAGTTCACTCCGATGAAAAATGTTCGGTCAACGCTACAGCCGGAGGGTGGGTTCCCAGTGAAATGGTCAGTGCACCTGCCGGGGGCAGCGCTCATGCCCAAGCAAAGGTGAGAACGGGTTGGAAGCTAGGGCGTGACCGGTAAAGCGGCATCTGTAAGCAATACAGGAGAACCTCCCTGACCATGGCTTTTGTCTTGTTCTTGCCTGGGCAACGGACTCACCATCTCCAGCGCTGCATAAGCCGGCGGAGCCGCCGCAGAGCCACACAGGAGACGACCCGGTGACGGCCCACGTCATCTGGAAGGCACGTGTGCCTGTGGCTGTCAGGATCATTCCTGGGATCCACGGCGATGGGCCAGCGGCCAGAGCCACCACATCCCCAGAATCACGGCAGCCACGAGTGCCGTCCCAATGCTGGTTTCAGCGGCTTTGAACACTTCATTCAGAACCAGTTGCGTGGCCAGAACCAGGGCGATGGACAGAGGAACCAGTCCTGCGATGACCAGGCGCGTCGAGAGCCGCTTGAAGCGCCGACGATCCGGCACGGGCCAGACCAGGCGGTGATAGGCCGCAGGCGTGGCGAAGAGAATCAGACTCAGCAGCACGGTCAGGAACGTTGCCGCAAACACGTTGCGTTCCACGCCGTTGAGGTGAGTAAAGCCGCTGCTGAATGGCACCGTCATTAGAAAGGCAGTGAGCACCTGTGAACCGGCGAGCAGCACGCGGATCTCCTGAAGAAGATCGTCGAAAGGTTCGACTGACGGTGCTGGGGCCATCTCATTCACCGTGAAAGTCTAGCGGCTTTCCTAAAGGATGTATATCTGTACAGATTTATAAAGAATTTGCACAATGAGGGGCAGGTGCCCCCCCCCGAACTCCAGTCATGTCAGGAGAACCCGACCTTGCAGCGTCAACCGATACCCCCAACTCTTGGCCCTGGCACGCGCTTCAGGTTCACCCGCGGCGATTGGCTCACCATCGCGGTGGCCGCCCTGACCCTCGTGCCCTTCTCCCTCGTCCGCTTCAGTGGCCTGGCGCAAGGGCACCCGCTGCTCATCTCGCTGGTGCTGGGGATGGCGATCATCGCCGCAGCTTTTTTCCTCTCGTGGGCCACAGAGGGCCTCGAAACCGTGGTGCCCCAATCTGTGGCCCTCGCTTTGCTCGCCCTGATTGAGGTTGCGCCCGAGTACGCGTTTGAGGTTCTGCTGGCCTACCGCGGTCAGACAGAATTGGCCGCGGCCAGCATGACGGGTGCCAACCGGTTGCTGCTCGGCCTGGGCTGGCCCCTGATTATGGTCGTAGCATTCCTGAGTGCCCGGCGAAAGGGGCAGCGTTTCACGGAGATACAGCTCGACGCGCGGAACGCGCCCGAACTGTTGTTCCTGCTGCTTGCCTCCCTGTACGCTTTTGTGCTGGTGGTGAAGCGGTCATTCAGCCTGTTTGACTCGGCTATACTCATCGCGATCTACGTCGCCTATATTCTCACCGCGTTCCGCCAGTCCAAGCGGCGCCCAGCTCCTGCGGGCGTCCTCACGGAAACGGATCGCCGTTCGAACTCGGCAGCCAGCCGCGAACCCCCGGAGGACACCGACGAGGGAGACGAAGGTGCGGACATTGGTGTGGCCGCCCGCCTCAAGCATCTCCCGCCTGCAACGCGCACTCCGGTCATCATCCTGTTCCTGTTGGCGGGAGCCTACGTGCTGCTTTTTGGAGCAGAACCGTTCATCGACGCGGTGCTTCAAGTCGCCCGGCAGATGGGCGTGTCGCAGTTCATCCTGATCCAGTGGGTCGCGCCCTTCCTCTCAGAGTTTCCTGAAAGCCTGACAGCGTTCATCTGGGCCGGCATGATCGTGTTTGCAGGCAAGGGGCTGAGCAACCTGATCTCATCAAAGCTCAACCAGTGGACGCTGCTGATTGCCGCAATTCCCTTGGCGTACAGCGTTGGGCGGGGGCACATCGCATCGCTGCCCCTAACAGCTCAGTCGGTCGATGAGGTGTTTCTGACGGCTGCCCAGTCCCTGTTCGGGCTCTCGCTGCTGCTCACCTTCCGGTTCACCCTGCGGGGTGCGCTGCTCCTCGCGGGGCTGTTCCTGATGCAGTTTTTCATCCCGGTCGAGGGCGTTCATGTCGCGCTGGGCTGGCTCTACCTGGCACTCACTGCCGGGTTCCTGCTGCTGAACCGCAGAAAGCTGCACCTGGCCGAACTCTTCAGAGCCGGGCGTGCCAGAGGGTAGGGCATGTCAGCCAGCCGGGATCCCCGTGACGTCCAGGCGGCTATCGGCCTCGTGCTTGCCCTGCTGCTGCTGGCCGCTGTGAGCGTCTGGGATCAGCGAGAAGACCAGCAGGAACAAACCTCCCACAGAGGGACTATTGCCCTCCTCCCGCCGCCTTCGAGCAACTCCACCCCCGGCGAGGGCCCGAAAAGCGCGCGCTCCTGACCAGAGACCAAAGCCACAGTTTGTTCGTTTCTTGAAGTTGACTCTGCCCTTGGATAGACTCAATCCTTCCTGGTCAGGCGCAGAGTTCTGCCGCTCTCTTTGCTGTGAGGCATACCATTTCCCACCTCGCCACTGACGTCGTCCGGATCAATACCACTCCGCCCCTGAGCCCAGAGTTTGTCTGTCGGCACCTGCAGGAGGGAACCGGCCACGCGGGGCGGGCGATCACGACTTGTGTCGACAATTCAACTGTAAGTCTGTACATATATCGCCTACTATCTCAGCAACCAATGACGTCGGTTCTGATATCGCACCTGTTCGGCTCGGCCTTTCGCCTGCACCAGTGCTCGCGCGCAACACGGGGCCTTGGTTGGGCCCTGACCTGTGCCAGCGGGCAAGCTACCCCTCTGGCACGAACCACGGTCTCGTCTCTTTCCCCCTGCCTCTCTCACTGCTCGCTGGACGGATTCTGGAATGGCATCCCATCCAGTTGGAGTTCGCCCAGGAGCATCCGTTCAATGGATGCGATTTCGGTTCCGTCTTCCCACCTCTTCCGCAGTCTGGAGACAGGCTGCCCCAGACGTCTCCAGAGGTGAACATGGTGGCCAAGGATTCCACGTCGAGACCGTCCTCCCTCTCCAGGGTCATTGCCCTCTCCTGGAGCCTGCTCAGCGCGTGGAGCACAGCTCAGGCGGAACCTGCTCAGCCCGTCACGACCCCGCAGGTCAGGGATGCACCCCCTTCTGCCGGGCCGCGTCGAGCCACCGCGTCCGGTGTAACGTTCGGCGACCCGCGCGCCAGCAGTGACAGCACCAGGACGCGAGTTGTGTTCGACCTGGCCGCTGGGGTCACGTACCGGCTTACCCCTACTGTCGGTGGTCTGCGCCTTGACGTCTCCGGAGCCTCGGTGCTGGCTCAGACGCGGACGGGACTGGGCTCCAGCGTGACGGGGTATCAGGCTTCAGGAAGTCAGGTGATGCTCGTCACCCCCTTCCCGCTCGCGCTCGTAGACGGGTGGCGGGCCAGCGAGGCGACGCTGGCAGGTGGCTCGCGCGTCCTCATCCTGGATTTCGGGGCGACCGACCCTGGCGGGCGGGGCGGGGACTCCCTCCGGGCACTGGCAGGCCCGAACAGCCTGCTGACCACGCCCTGGATCGAGAGCAGCCTGACGGCATTTTCTCGGAACGGTCAGACGACGAACGCCCCTTCGCCTCATCCGTCCGGAACGGTGACGTTGCGCCCCTCCGTCCCGGAGGGCCTCACCCCCGGCGACGCCCTGTCCGCCACCTCTGGGGTGGAGGCACCTACGCTGCCCCCCCCTCTGCCTGGACAGGAGCCGGGGCAGCCCAGCACCCTGAGCGGGTCAGCGCAAGGGACGCTTCAGTTCGGAGCTGCCGTGCTGCCGCCCCGCCTGGGCAAGAACCCCGGGCTGACCCGTGTGGTGCTGGATCTTCCGCCCGGCACCCGCTACCGCTTGGTGCCCAGCGGGATGGAACTCCGTGTGGAGCTGACCGGCGTGAGCGCGGCGATTCTTTCCGCGCAGAACGTGACGCCCGAGGTGCAGGCCTGGCGCTCGGAGCCCACCTCGGACGGGGCCGTGATGACATTGCTGACCAGCGCGACCCTGACGGATCGCAGCGGCTGGCGCGCAGCTCGTACCGCCGCTGGCGGGCACCGACCGCTCCCGGCTCGCCATCGACCTCTCGCCCGCTCTGGCTGACCTCAAGCCGCTCAGCCCCCGTGAGCGCGTGGTGGCCGCCGTGCCTCCGCTTACCCTGCGCGGCATGGCGCTCCTCGCCTTCAGCGCGGCCATGGTGCAGCCGCGCGTGGTGATCGCCCCCGGACACGGCGGCCACGACCCCGGGGGCGTCGGTGCGGTCGTCGAGAAACAGGTGGCGCTGGGCGTGTGCCTGCGGGTGCGTGACCTGCTGCGCGCCGCCGGGGTGGAGGTGGTGATGACCCGCGAGACCGACCAGGAGCTGTCGCCGGATAAAGCCACAGATCTGAACCTGCGGGCGGGGATGGGCACTCCTGGCACGCAGCTCTACGTGAGCATCCACGTCAATGCCATGCCGCCTGCAAGTGCCCTCCAGGGCTACGGGTTGGAGACCTGGTGGAATCCCAACCACCCGCTCTCCAGCAACTTTGCAGCTGTCATCCAGAAGAACGTCGTCGCGGTGACTGGTGCGTTCTCCAAGGGGCTGAAAAACAATCGTTCGCTGGCAGTGCTGCGGAACAGTGCCATTCCTGCGGCGCTGATTGAGATCGGGTACATCAGCCACCCGGTGGACGGCCTGAACCTCCAGAACTCCAACTACCTTGACCGGGTGGCGCTCGGCATCGCCCAGGGCGTCCGGGAGGCATTGGTGACCGGCCTCACGGTAAGCACTTCCGGGAAGTAAGGATCACGTCAGCAGCGGTGATCGGTCGCCCTGGGCCAGCCCATTCCGCGGACAGGAGAAGGTAATCTGTACAGACTACCAGATAAAATAGGAGATCGATGCCCCCCAACGCTCCCATATTAGTGATATCGAAGCGCGCGCGCCGCTTATGCCTCCTGCCGCTCCTCGCCCTGCTCCCCCTGTTACTGGGCGGCTGCGTCCAGCTCCCTGATTCGCCCCTGCCCATCGGCACGTACCTGCGCGGCACCTACGAGCAGCAGTACAGCCAGAGTGAGGTAGTGGTGACCCTGGAAAACGGCGAGGTCATCAATGCGCTCGCCTATGCGGACGGCCCAACCTACACTCAGGGCGAGGCGGTGGTCATCTACCAGACTGGCACGACCTACGTCCTGAATGA contains:
- a CDS encoding WD40 repeat domain-containing protein, which encodes MMKLGYLTMAAVLCSTAAVASMTAATSSTAMPTPIVAAPTPIQAVKAGGANLTAVTFGPGKVFATGGGDGVIKLWRSPGNVPTRELRQGAAVTALCFSPDGQWLATAGADGRARLWQVATGRQVRVMNLSTTIATSVSFSPDGTLLATGGGDNTALSGAGNSVKVWDVKSGRLRFTLQGHTNIVTDVAFSPNGATLVSASRDKTVRVWSVVTRREVRTLLGHSDYVNALSVSPDGQTLVSGSSDGSIKLWSLASGEERRTLQGTQGPITALAWDPHGTSLAAGGADGAVRVWRAATGDLLWLSRAHRDGVSDVAFSRDGTVLASAGGHDGTVLLWPGR
- a CDS encoding glutaredoxin domain-containing protein, producing MQPPVIVYTVPQCPSCEAVKRHLTARGVSYRRTCGRILPRSRRCWPGPMSGSPP
- a CDS encoding glutaredoxin family protein, with translation MREDPAALAEMLARANVRIAPVTEVGEQAFSGTFEDQRPFLEAALRDNGA
- a CDS encoding ArsR/SmtB family transcription factor, coding for MTTTVPDVKTDRAADCEIHSVHPEAVARAEAALPDDALIERATTLTKVVSDPTRLRILCALALEDLCVCDLAVIAGINESTMSHQLRHLRALGLVTFKKVGRIAYYRLANDHVTRLIADVLEHARAM
- a CDS encoding undecaprenyl-diphosphate phosphatase, with the translated sequence MNQSVTAALLGLVEGITEFLPVSSTGHLIVAADLLKFRDSGGTFEIVIQLGAVLAVIAYYWRDLLTQARALSVDRDVRQLWLGVALAFLPAAVLGFLFSSLITRYLFSPVVVAISLIVGGMVLWVIEGRPVAATTHGLTQVSPRQALLVGCAQCLALVPGVSRSASSIIGGLLTGLDRPTATAFSFYLSIPTLGAATLYALVKGRGVLGTAQLGPLTVGLAVSFITALLAVGWLLRYVSRHTFRGFAVYRVVVGLAILGWALWR
- a CDS encoding signal peptidase II, whose product is MALRHAGVIVPPRAVVFGVLLCLVLDQTLKARAVREFPLGRFREVIPGVLSLGLIYNIGAA
- a CDS encoding signal peptidase II, whose amino-acid sequence is MYLTRHSVPRLTGLALILIAAGALSNSLDGWRLGKVMDTLSSHTLSAVTRVLGQGEFPFSTSPMSGSWAACCCCRTCGALRRAPKHRPRPESP
- a CDS encoding malectin domain-containing carbohydrate-binding protein, coding for MTHPNAPLVRPELRVARRWMTAALLLTLAACGTPPTPSSGPPPASTPPTPTPTSAPPQVHLANLATVPYADRLVFNRIQNPNPSIPNVVHDTNVLRLSNTGGQPLVISALKVQDAWRLDNPPNLPLTLAPGASQELTLRFTATNTGYHSGSLTIASNDPSTPNRMVELRGLWQDHSEDNQEPALQDIVKALGYRINLVGSPVTETGNTALSNYLAVRQNGVVKPQGEEVISAYWQRADETQPVQVTQVASYHTQGDASTLRWYAQVNTGNEPLHTILTTAGNDAQSLLPHQNGSAQLASGSFVPASATSSAVATFGFKVDAEWSDPVKNGQTADVNHGCPRPCGQHLRFWPVRDRAGQRVSGQYLLVVDYAGINYDYQDQMYVISNLRPAPLLIDVGTSSGYTDPAGNVWRPDRDQNGVATYTPSTAIAEPSTAYTGAIAGTLNPQLYRTYRGNVGTSTPQDQRLLNFDIPVGNGTYQVKLHFADLAWTQAGKRVFDVSIENQLRVPNLDIAGQVGGKAALVVPVDVQVADGLLSLSLKASVDFPSIAGIEITPH
- a CDS encoding DUF6328 family protein, with amino-acid sequence MAPAPSVEPFDDLLQEIRVLLAGSQVLTAFLMTVPFSSGFTHLNGVERNVFAATFLTVLLSLILFATPAAYHRLVWPVPDRRRFKRLSTRLVIAGLVPLSIALVLATQLVLNEVFKAAETSIGTALVAAVILGMWWLWPLAHRRGSQE
- a CDS encoding N-acetylmuramoyl-L-alanine amidase; the encoded protein is MPPLTLRGMALLAFSAAMVQPRVVIAPGHGGHDPGGVGAVVEKQVALGVCLRVRDLLRAAGVEVVMTRETDQELSPDKATDLNLRAGMGTPGTQLYVSIHVNAMPPASALQGYGLETWWNPNHPLSSNFAAVIQKNVVAVTGAFSKGLKNNRSLAVLRNSAIPAALIEIGYISHPVDGLNLQNSNYLDRVALGIAQGVREALVTGLTVSTSGK